A genomic stretch from Haemophilus parainfluenzae ATCC 33392 includes:
- the moeA gene encoding molybdopterin molybdotransferase MoeA → MLPLEDALAQMLHQLPFPTKTETLALTEAADRVCAEDVISPINVPSFDNSAMDGYAVRLADLQQSMTLSVAGKSFAGNPFQGEWVAQSAVRIMTGAMIPEGADAVVMQEEVTVNEDGTVTFAALPKANQNIRRIGEDVKKGDVVLHQGDELNTVSLPLLASLGIAEVKAYPRLKVAVLSTGDELVPVGQPLQAGQIYDTNRFTVKLMLEKLNCDVLDFGILPDNQAEFEAAFVKAQAQADLVITSGGVSVGEADFTKTVLEKVGQVNFWKIAMKPGKPFAFGKLENAWFCGLPGNPVSALVTFYQLVQPAIAKLSGKKHPKKQPHFQAIAQTNLKKAPGRLDFQRGFYQINENGQLEVHPVGFQGSHLFSSFVKSNCFIRLEKDLGNVAAGEIVTIEPFNHLLGQ, encoded by the coding sequence ATGTTGCCACTTGAAGATGCCTTGGCGCAAATGCTCCACCAACTTCCCTTCCCAACAAAAACTGAAACGCTAGCTTTAACTGAAGCGGCGGATCGTGTCTGTGCGGAAGATGTGATTTCTCCGATTAATGTGCCTTCTTTTGATAACTCCGCGATGGATGGCTATGCAGTTCGTTTAGCCGATTTACAGCAATCTATGACACTTTCTGTCGCAGGAAAATCTTTTGCGGGTAATCCATTTCAAGGGGAATGGGTAGCACAAAGTGCGGTCAGAATTATGACGGGTGCGATGATTCCTGAAGGTGCCGATGCGGTGGTCATGCAAGAAGAGGTCACCGTCAATGAAGATGGTACAGTTACCTTTGCGGCATTACCTAAAGCCAATCAGAATATTCGTCGCATTGGTGAAGATGTGAAAAAAGGTGATGTGGTCTTACATCAAGGCGATGAGTTAAATACCGTTTCTTTACCTTTGCTCGCCTCATTAGGTATCGCTGAAGTCAAAGCTTACCCACGTTTAAAAGTGGCCGTGCTTTCAACCGGTGATGAATTAGTCCCAGTCGGTCAACCGTTACAAGCAGGACAAATTTACGACACTAATCGTTTCACCGTGAAGTTAATGCTAGAAAAATTAAATTGTGATGTGCTTGATTTCGGTATTCTGCCGGATAACCAAGCGGAATTTGAAGCGGCTTTTGTGAAAGCACAAGCGCAAGCAGATCTGGTTATCACAAGCGGTGGCGTTTCAGTGGGTGAAGCTGACTTCACGAAAACTGTGTTAGAAAAAGTCGGTCAGGTGAATTTCTGGAAAATTGCGATGAAACCCGGCAAACCATTTGCATTTGGTAAATTAGAAAATGCTTGGTTCTGCGGTTTACCCGGCAATCCGGTCTCTGCATTAGTGACATTCTATCAATTGGTTCAACCGGCTATCGCTAAATTAAGCGGTAAAAAACACCCGAAAAAACAACCGCACTTTCAAGCGATTGCCCAAACTAATTTGAAAAAAGCGCCTGGCCGTTTAGATTTCCAACGTGGTTTCTATCAAATTAATGAAAATGGTCAACTTGAAGTGCATCCAGTGGGTTTCCAAGGCTCGCATTTATTCAGTTCTTTTGTGAAAAGTAACTGTTTTATTCGCCTTGAAAAAGATCTTGGCAATGTCGCTGCAGGCGAAATTGTCACCATTGAACCCTTTAATCACCTATTGGGGCAATAA
- the moeB gene encoding molybdopterin-synthase adenylyltransferase MoeB yields the protein MAELSYEEELRYNRQIILKAVDFDGQEKLKDSRMLIIGLGGLGCAASQYLAAAGVGHLTLLDFDTVSLSNLQRQVLHTDSRLNMPKVESAKIALQQINPHVEIETINAQLSEEKLAEIIPHFDVILDCTDNVDIRNALDRGCEKAKIPLVSGAAIRLEGQVSVFTYEPNTPTYRQLSQLFGQNVLSCVEAGVLAPIVGVVGSIQALEAIKVRLKIGLNLCGRLLLIDGLTMRIREMKLTV from the coding sequence ATGGCTGAATTAAGCTACGAAGAAGAACTGCGTTATAACCGCCAAATTATTTTAAAAGCGGTCGATTTTGACGGACAAGAAAAACTCAAAGACAGCCGCATGTTAATTATCGGCTTGGGCGGTTTAGGTTGTGCTGCAAGTCAATATCTTGCAGCCGCTGGCGTGGGTCATTTAACCTTATTGGATTTTGACACTGTATCGCTTTCTAATTTGCAACGTCAGGTGTTACATACTGATAGCCGATTAAATATGCCTAAAGTGGAATCAGCAAAAATTGCGTTACAACAGATTAATCCTCACGTAGAAATTGAAACCATCAATGCACAACTTTCCGAAGAAAAACTCGCGGAAATCATACCGCACTTTGATGTGATATTAGATTGTACCGATAACGTGGATATTCGTAATGCGCTCGATCGTGGTTGTGAGAAAGCGAAGATCCCGCTAGTTTCAGGTGCGGCGATCCGTTTAGAAGGACAAGTATCCGTCTTTACTTATGAACCCAATACCCCAACCTATCGCCAGCTTAGCCAGCTCTTTGGGCAAAATGTTTTAAGTTGTGTAGAGGCGGGCGTACTAGCTCCAATTGTGGGTGTTGTTGGCTCCATTCAAGCCTTAGAGGCTATCAAAGTGCGGTTAAAAATCGGTTTAAATTTATGTGGACGCTTGTTGTTGATCGATGGATTAACCATGCGTATCCGAGAAATGAAATTGACCGTTTAA
- a CDS encoding Na+/H+ antiporter NhaC family protein: MELVDYSSSIYSIIPALLAIILAIATRRVLVSLSAGIIVGALMLVDFNPLNALIYLKDNVVALVYSSEEGMNSNMNIVFFLVLLGVLTALLTVSGSNRAFAEWAQNKIKGRRGAKLLAASLVFVTFIDDYFHSLAVGAIARPVTDRFKVSRAKLAYILDSTAAPMCVMMPVSSWGAYIITLVAGLLATYSITSYTPMGAFVAMSSMNYYAIFSLLMVFFVAYFSFDIASMARHEKLAMERDYKEEVIEGVKGKVRNLILPILVLITVTVFMMIHTGSEALAADGKPFSLLGAFENTTVGISLVVGGSSAVAMSTLLIILERQVSLQEYGKAWIAGIKSMLGAIAILFFAWTINKVVGDAQTGKYLSSLVSGSIPVQFLPVILFILGSAMAFSTGTSWGTFGIMLPIAAAMATNSAPELLLPCLSAVMAGAVCGDHCSPVSDTTILSSTGAKCNHMDHVTTQLPYAATVATASAVGYIVVGFTESGLAGFVTTAAVLVALVFIVKKR, translated from the coding sequence ATGGAACTAGTCGATTATTCTTCATCTATTTATTCAATTATACCCGCATTGCTTGCGATTATTTTAGCAATTGCAACTCGTCGGGTTTTGGTCTCCCTCAGTGCAGGGATTATTGTCGGTGCGTTAATGTTGGTTGATTTCAACCCATTGAATGCACTTATTTATTTAAAAGATAATGTTGTGGCATTAGTTTATAGTAGCGAAGAAGGCATGAATTCAAATATGAATATCGTCTTTTTCTTAGTTTTACTTGGCGTATTGACCGCACTTTTAACCGTATCAGGCAGCAACCGTGCATTTGCTGAGTGGGCACAAAATAAAATTAAAGGTCGTCGTGGTGCGAAATTATTAGCGGCATCTTTAGTGTTTGTAACCTTTATTGATGATTATTTCCATAGTCTTGCAGTGGGTGCCATTGCACGTCCAGTAACCGATCGTTTTAAAGTTTCTCGTGCTAAATTAGCGTATATCCTTGACTCCACTGCTGCACCAATGTGTGTCATGATGCCGGTATCAAGCTGGGGTGCATACATTATTACACTCGTGGCAGGTCTATTGGCGACATATTCTATTACCTCTTATACACCGATGGGGGCATTCGTTGCCATGAGTTCAATGAACTACTATGCGATTTTCTCATTATTGATGGTGTTCTTTGTGGCTTATTTCTCCTTTGATATTGCATCAATGGCACGTCATGAAAAATTAGCTATGGAGCGAGATTATAAAGAAGAAGTCATTGAAGGTGTGAAAGGTAAAGTTCGCAACTTAATTTTACCGATTTTAGTCTTAATTACCGTCACTGTTTTCATGATGATTCATACGGGTAGTGAGGCTTTAGCGGCAGATGGAAAACCATTTAGCCTCTTAGGTGCATTTGAAAATACAACAGTAGGTATTTCGCTTGTTGTTGGTGGTTCAAGTGCGGTTGCTATGTCAACATTATTGATTATTCTTGAGCGTCAAGTTTCTTTACAAGAATACGGAAAAGCGTGGATTGCCGGTATTAAATCTATGTTAGGTGCAATTGCAATCCTATTCTTTGCGTGGACAATCAATAAAGTGGTGGGTGATGCACAAACCGGTAAATACTTATCTTCTTTAGTGAGTGGCAGTATTCCTGTTCAATTTTTACCTGTGATTTTATTTATCCTTGGTTCAGCAATGGCATTCTCAACCGGGACAAGTTGGGGGACATTTGGCATTATGTTACCAATCGCAGCTGCAATGGCGACCAACTCTGCTCCAGAGTTATTACTTCCTTGCCTATCTGCCGTCATGGCTGGCGCGGTATGTGGCGACCACTGTTCACCGGTTTCGGATACAACGATTCTGTCATCAACTGGAGCAAAATGTAACCACATGGATCACGTCACGACACAATTACCTTATGCGGCAACTGTTGCGACAGCAAGTGCTGTGGGCTACATTGTGGTTGGCTTTACAGAATCTGGTTTAGCTGGATTTGTGACAACAGCAGCTGTTTTAGTAGCTTTGGTGTTTATCGTGAAAAAACGTTAA
- a CDS encoding TIGR01621 family pseudouridine synthase encodes MKLDIVYQTDDFIIIYKPCGLSVHKDQSEIGLTTLLAEQLGVPQVWLVHRLDKVTSGLLILALNAESAAEFFRLFSEHHIQKTYLALSNQKPKKKQGLIVGDMQKVRNGAWKLCQSKENPAITRFESVSCEPNLRLFILKPQTGKTHQLRVAMKSLGSPILGDLLYGKNTENIDRTYLHAARLQFEFKGQAFDVFTLPKEGEWWHLDGVMSQIQKFGSVNTEPTI; translated from the coding sequence ATGAAATTAGACATTGTTTATCAGACCGATGATTTTATCATTATTTACAAGCCTTGTGGGTTGAGCGTGCATAAAGATCAAAGCGAAATTGGTTTAACCACTTTGCTTGCCGAGCAGCTTGGCGTGCCACAAGTTTGGCTTGTTCATCGATTAGATAAAGTGACATCAGGTTTACTTATTTTGGCACTAAATGCCGAAAGTGCAGCTGAATTTTTCCGACTTTTTTCTGAACACCATATCCAAAAGACTTACCTTGCACTCAGCAATCAAAAGCCCAAAAAGAAACAAGGATTGATTGTCGGCGATATGCAAAAGGTTCGTAATGGAGCTTGGAAACTTTGCCAATCGAAAGAAAACCCCGCAATTACGCGTTTTGAAAGTGTAAGTTGTGAGCCTAATTTACGGTTATTTATCTTAAAGCCACAAACCGGTAAAACCCATCAATTGCGTGTTGCGATGAAAAGCTTAGGGAGCCCAATTTTAGGGGATCTGCTTTATGGTAAAAACACTGAAAATATTGACCGCACTTATTTGCACGCTGCAAGATTGCAATTTGAATTTAAAGGTCAGGCATTTGATGTGTTTACTCTTCCTAAAGAAGGGGAGTGGTGGCATCTTGACGGTGTCATGTCTCAGATTCAAAAATTTGGCTCAGTAAACACTGAGCCAACGATATAA
- a CDS encoding multidrug effflux MFS transporter, with amino-acid sequence MTKANSKLFLVLLLGVLSAFGPFVVDLYLPSLPQLASFFETSASMTQLTLTTAMIGLAVGQLLLGPLSDKFGRKIPLIISLVIYIISTVLIVYAPNIESMIVLRVIQGLSSAGSVVISRAVATDLYRGREMTRFFGLLMTINGIAPIISPILGSLLLEYISWKGVFVFLALIGLVVLFFCFRLKESLSVENRLQGSIFATFSTFGVIIKNRLFMSYVGIESFLLGAMFAYIAASPFILQSFYGLSAFIFSLCFGANGAALVIGSNVGGKMSNGKALAIGVLGFVVVALYTIAVLIIQPHWLFVEIGFFAMLLLMGITFPAISTLAMESERQYAGSASALLGFAPFFLGGVVSPLVGIGNIFYSTALVILACGVLGLAIYWSIRHKIPTSAE; translated from the coding sequence ATGACAAAAGCCAATTCAAAATTGTTTCTTGTGTTATTACTCGGTGTCCTTTCTGCATTTGGACCATTTGTGGTGGATCTTTATTTACCTTCACTGCCACAACTCGCGAGTTTTTTTGAAACAAGCGCCTCAATGACGCAACTTACGCTTACTACTGCTATGATTGGTTTAGCAGTAGGGCAGTTACTTCTTGGACCACTCAGTGATAAATTTGGGCGAAAAATTCCACTTATTATTTCATTAGTTATTTATATTATCAGCACAGTCTTAATCGTTTATGCACCGAATATTGAATCGATGATTGTCTTGCGAGTGATTCAAGGACTTTCTTCGGCAGGAAGTGTGGTTATTTCTCGTGCTGTCGCAACGGATCTTTATCGTGGGCGTGAAATGACACGTTTCTTTGGTTTATTAATGACAATTAATGGGATCGCGCCAATTATTTCGCCAATTCTTGGTAGTTTATTGTTGGAATACATTAGTTGGAAAGGGGTATTTGTTTTCCTTGCTTTGATTGGTTTGGTTGTTTTATTTTTTTGCTTCCGTTTGAAAGAAAGCTTAAGCGTCGAAAATCGCTTACAAGGTTCAATATTTGCCACATTCTCAACCTTTGGTGTGATTATCAAAAACCGCTTATTTATGAGTTATGTTGGTATTGAAAGCTTTTTACTTGGCGCAATGTTTGCTTATATTGCTGCTTCACCATTTATTTTACAAAGTTTCTATGGCTTAAGCGCATTTATCTTTAGTTTATGTTTTGGGGCGAATGGTGCTGCGTTAGTCATTGGCTCAAATGTAGGCGGTAAAATGTCAAATGGTAAAGCTTTAGCAATTGGAGTACTGGGCTTCGTAGTTGTTGCACTTTATACCATTGCCGTGTTAATTATTCAGCCGCACTGGTTATTTGTTGAAATTGGTTTCTTTGCTATGTTGTTATTAATGGGCATTACTTTCCCTGCGATTTCTACTTTAGCGATGGAAAGTGAACGTCAATATGCAGGTAGTGCTTCTGCATTATTAGGTTTTGCTCCCTTCTTCTTAGGTGGCGTAGTCTCTCCACTGGTGGGTATCGGCAATATTTTCTATTCAACCGCTTTAGTGATTTTAGCTTGTGGGGTATTGGGACTCGCTATCTATTGGTCGATTCGTCATAAAATCCCAACTTCAGCAGAGTAG
- the cls gene encoding cardiolipin synthase: MNFEHIILVYIIPVLIWVAVISVTLRLLVKKQAVSATLSWLMIIYLVPLIGVIAYLIFGEIKLGTRRAKVFQSLKPKYTQWLQQLSGQKDLVAHSQDPRYRALFKLVHHRLGIPNIRGNELHILDTPESIIQSIIRDIQQARHSINMVFYIWSNDGLIDEVRQALEEAVQRGVKVCLLLDSVGSHAFLKSPICKEMRAKGIEITEALHVNLFRMFFSRIDLRQHRKIIIIDNQIAYTGSMNMVDPNFFKQDSNVGNWIDVMVRINGPVSPILNSLHAWDWEIETTEELPLLLPNYPLVEIDDNDTHSVQVIASGPAFPDDLIAQSLATVIYAAKESIVITSPYFVPSHNIAEALRIAAFRGVDITLILPKNNDSLMVRWASRTFFDDLLEAGVKIYHFEAGLLHTKSVLIDNKLALVGTVNMDLRSFLLNFEITVAVEDRNFANEVATLHENYLANSSALNMQEWINRPFYHRIIERLFFLFSPLL, from the coding sequence ATGAATTTTGAACATATTATACTGGTTTATATTATTCCCGTGTTAATTTGGGTGGCAGTTATTTCTGTCACCTTGCGTTTGCTCGTCAAAAAACAAGCGGTTTCTGCTACGTTGTCATGGCTGATGATTATCTATCTTGTGCCACTGATTGGCGTTATTGCTTATTTAATTTTTGGTGAGATAAAACTCGGTACTCGACGAGCCAAAGTATTTCAATCATTAAAACCTAAATATACACAATGGCTTCAGCAACTGTCTGGGCAAAAAGATCTGGTCGCACATTCCCAGGATCCTCGTTATCGTGCCTTATTTAAACTAGTCCACCATCGCTTAGGTATTCCAAACATTCGAGGTAATGAATTACATATTCTTGATACACCAGAAAGCATCATTCAAAGTATCATTCGTGATATTCAACAAGCGCGTCATTCCATTAATATGGTGTTTTATATTTGGAGTAATGATGGATTAATTGATGAGGTGAGACAAGCCTTAGAAGAAGCCGTACAACGCGGGGTTAAAGTTTGCCTTTTACTCGATTCCGTTGGCAGTCATGCTTTTTTGAAAAGCCCGATTTGTAAAGAAATGCGAGCGAAAGGCATTGAAATTACTGAGGCGCTTCATGTAAATTTATTCCGGATGTTCTTCAGTCGAATTGATTTACGCCAACATCGTAAAATCATCATCATTGATAATCAAATTGCCTACACAGGCAGTATGAATATGGTAGATCCGAATTTCTTCAAGCAAGATAGCAACGTAGGCAATTGGATAGACGTGATGGTGCGAATCAACGGTCCTGTTTCGCCAATTTTAAATAGCTTACATGCTTGGGATTGGGAAATTGAAACGACAGAAGAATTACCCCTGTTATTACCAAATTACCCGCTCGTGGAAATTGATGATAATGACACCCATTCTGTGCAAGTCATTGCGAGCGGTCCTGCGTTCCCAGATGACTTAATTGCGCAATCTCTTGCAACAGTTATTTATGCGGCAAAAGAAAGTATTGTGATCACATCACCTTACTTTGTGCCAAGTCACAATATTGCTGAAGCATTACGTATTGCCGCATTCCGTGGTGTTGATATCACGCTTATTTTACCTAAAAACAATGACTCCTTGATGGTTCGTTGGGCGAGTCGAACATTCTTTGATGATTTACTCGAAGCTGGCGTCAAAATTTATCATTTTGAAGCAGGGCTTCTGCATACTAAAAGTGTGTTAATCGATAATAAACTTGCACTCGTTGGTACAGTAAATATGGATTTACGTAGCTTCTTGCTTAACTTTGAAATCACTGTTGCTGTAGAAGATCGTAATTTTGCCAATGAAGTCGCTACACTTCATGAAAATTATTTAGCGAATTCTTCTGCACTCAATATGCAAGAATGGATCAATCGTCCTTTCTATCATCGAATCATAGAGCGGTTATTTTTCTTGTTTAGTCCATTACTCTAA
- a CDS encoding H-NS family histone-like protein: MNELTKGLTNLRSLRAAVRDLTLEQAESSLLKLQTAIEEKRAQAAEIEQAEQERRARIAKYKELIKQEGITAEELTAIIGAASSSIRKKREPRPAKYKYTDETGQERTWTGQGRTPRVIQKALDKGVSLASFEI, encoded by the coding sequence ATGAATGAATTGACAAAAGGTTTAACAAATCTTCGAAGTTTACGTGCTGCGGTACGTGATTTAACATTAGAGCAAGCAGAGAGCTCACTTTTAAAATTACAAACTGCAATTGAAGAAAAGCGTGCTCAAGCCGCGGAAATTGAACAAGCAGAACAAGAACGTCGAGCACGTATTGCAAAATATAAAGAATTAATTAAACAAGAAGGCATCACTGCTGAAGAATTAACTGCAATTATTGGTGCTGCATCTTCTTCAATTCGTAAAAAACGTGAACCTCGTCCAGCAAAATACAAATATACTGATGAAACTGGTCAAGAGAGAACATGGACTGGCCAAGGTCGTACACCTCGTGTGATTCAAAAGGCCTTAGATAAAGGTGTTTCTTTAGCTTCTTTTGAAATCTAA
- the folE gene encoding GTP cyclohydrolase I FolE: MNSISPDAENVRRALVAKGIETPMINPTQCKDERRAAIASHMREVMKLIGLDLRDDSLEETPNRLAKMFIDEIFSGMDYANFPKMTKIKNQMKVSEMVQVNDITLTSTCEHHFVTIDGNVAVAYYPKDWVIGLSKINRIVAFFAQRPQVQERLTEQLLTAFQTILETDDVAVYVKATHFCVKARGVKDTHSYTVTSAYGGVFLEDRETRKEFLSSIQK, encoded by the coding sequence ATGAACTCGATTTCACCTGATGCGGAAAATGTCCGCCGAGCCTTGGTAGCCAAAGGCATCGAAACACCAATGATTAATCCGACTCAATGTAAAGATGAGCGCCGTGCGGCGATTGCTTCGCATATGCGTGAAGTGATGAAATTGATTGGGTTAGATCTACGTGATGATAGCTTAGAAGAAACGCCAAATCGTTTAGCTAAAATGTTTATTGATGAAATTTTCAGTGGAATGGATTATGCCAATTTCCCGAAAATGACGAAAATCAAAAACCAAATGAAAGTGAGCGAAATGGTGCAGGTGAATGACATCACGTTGACCAGTACTTGCGAACATCATTTTGTGACGATTGATGGTAATGTCGCCGTCGCATATTACCCGAAAGATTGGGTGATTGGCTTGTCTAAAATCAATCGCATTGTGGCGTTTTTTGCACAACGTCCACAAGTGCAAGAGCGTTTAACCGAACAGCTTTTAACGGCATTTCAAACGATTTTAGAAACGGATGATGTGGCAGTTTATGTGAAAGCGACACATTTCTGTGTGAAAGCGCGTGGAGTAAAAGATACTCACAGTTATACGGTGACATCAGCCTATGGCGGGGTCTTTTTAGAAGATCGCGAAACTCGAAAGGAATTTTTATCTTCCATTCAGAAATAA
- the purU gene encoding formyltetrahydrofolate deformylase, producing MLEKKILLTDCPDDKGLIAKITNICYKHQLNILHNNEFVDFETKHFFMRTELEGIFNEETLLADLNYSLPAGTNCHLISAKRKRIVILVTKEAHCLGDILMKNYYGALDVEIAAVIGNHDNLRELVERFDIPFHCVSHEGLTRVEHGKLLAEKIDEYAPDYIVLAKYMRVLNPEFVARYPNRVINIHHSFLPAFIGAKPYQQAYERGVKIIGATAHFINNELDQGPIIMQNVINVDHTYSADAMMRAGRDVEKTVLSRALDLALHDRIFVYKNKTVVL from the coding sequence ATGTTAGAAAAGAAAATATTACTGACCGACTGTCCTGATGATAAAGGCTTAATCGCTAAAATCACCAACATTTGTTACAAACATCAATTAAATATCCTCCACAATAATGAGTTCGTTGATTTTGAAACGAAACATTTCTTTATGCGTACTGAATTGGAAGGCATTTTTAATGAAGAAACCTTGTTAGCTGACTTAAATTATAGTTTGCCGGCTGGGACAAATTGCCACCTAATCAGCGCAAAACGTAAACGAATCGTGATTTTAGTCACCAAAGAAGCGCACTGCTTAGGTGATATTTTAATGAAAAATTACTACGGTGCATTAGATGTAGAAATTGCGGCAGTAATTGGAAATCACGATAATTTACGCGAATTAGTTGAACGCTTTGATATTCCATTCCATTGTGTCAGCCATGAAGGACTCACGCGCGTGGAACACGGTAAATTGCTCGCTGAAAAAATTGATGAATATGCACCTGATTATATTGTTTTAGCTAAATATATGCGTGTATTAAATCCTGAATTCGTGGCGCGTTATCCAAATCGTGTGATTAATATTCACCATTCATTCTTACCCGCATTTATTGGGGCAAAACCTTATCAACAAGCCTATGAGCGCGGCGTGAAAATTATCGGTGCAACAGCTCATTTTATTAACAATGAATTGGATCAAGGTCCGATCATCATGCAAAACGTGATTAACGTAGACCACACCTACTCTGCCGATGCAATGATGCGTGCAGGCCGTGACGTGGAAAAAACCGTATTAAGCCGTGCACTCGATCTTGCCTTACACGATCGTATTTTTGTGTATAAAAACAAAACGGTGGTCTTGTAA
- the aroA gene encoding 3-phosphoshikimate 1-carboxyvinyltransferase, translating to MKAITLEPISRIEGEINLPGSKSLSNRALLLAALAKGTTTVTNLLDSDDIRHMLNALKALGGNYQLSEDKTRCEVEGLGGAFQVENGLSLFLGNAGTAMRPLTAALCLKGNTEGEVILTGEPRMKERPIKHLVDALLQAGADVRYLENDGYPPLAIRNQGIKGGVVEIDGSISSQFLTALLMAAPLAEGDLDIHIVGDLVSKPYIDITLAMMKDFGISVENHNYQVFKVKGNQSYVSPGKYMVEGDASSASYFLAAAAIKGNVKVTGIGKHSIQGDRLFADVLEKMGAKITWGEDFIQAEQAELHGVDMDMNHIPDAAMTIATIALFAKGETVIRNIYNWRVKETDRLAAMATELRKVGAEVEEGEDFIRIQPLAISQFKHAEIETYNDHRMAMCFALIALSDTPVTILDPKCTAKTFPTFFDEFEKLSVRS from the coding sequence ATGAAAGCTATCACCTTAGAGCCGATTTCCCGTATTGAAGGTGAAATCAACTTACCGGGCTCGAAAAGTTTATCGAACCGTGCATTATTATTAGCGGCATTAGCTAAAGGCACCACAACGGTTACTAACTTGTTAGACAGTGATGACATTCGCCATATGTTAAACGCCCTCAAAGCTTTAGGGGGGAATTACCAACTATCTGAAGACAAAACTCGCTGCGAAGTTGAGGGCTTAGGTGGCGCGTTTCAGGTTGAAAATGGCTTATCACTGTTTCTCGGCAATGCCGGTACGGCCATGCGTCCTTTAACAGCGGCGCTTTGCTTAAAAGGCAACACAGAAGGCGAAGTTATTTTGACTGGTGAGCCACGTATGAAAGAGCGCCCAATCAAACATTTGGTTGATGCGCTTCTTCAAGCGGGTGCCGATGTTCGTTATTTAGAAAATGACGGCTACCCTCCACTTGCAATTCGCAATCAAGGGATTAAAGGTGGCGTAGTTGAAATTGACGGTTCAATTTCTTCTCAATTTTTGACCGCACTTTTAATGGCTGCTCCGCTTGCTGAGGGCGATTTAGATATCCATATTGTGGGTGATTTAGTCTCAAAACCTTATATTGATATCACCCTCGCGATGATGAAAGATTTTGGTATTTCGGTTGAAAACCACAACTATCAAGTGTTTAAGGTGAAAGGTAACCAATCCTATGTGTCACCGGGCAAATACATGGTAGAAGGTGATGCGTCATCTGCCTCTTATTTCCTTGCCGCCGCCGCGATTAAAGGCAATGTAAAAGTGACAGGAATTGGCAAACATTCCATTCAAGGCGACCGCCTATTTGCTGATGTACTCGAAAAAATGGGCGCCAAAATCACTTGGGGTGAAGATTTTATTCAAGCGGAACAAGCTGAGCTTCACGGTGTTGATATGGATATGAACCACATTCCTGATGCAGCCATGACGATTGCCACAATCGCCTTATTTGCAAAAGGTGAAACCGTTATTCGCAATATTTATAACTGGCGTGTGAAAGAAACTGATCGCCTTGCTGCAATGGCGACTGAATTGCGAAAAGTCGGTGCGGAAGTTGAAGAAGGTGAAGATTTTATTCGTATTCAACCGCTTGCGATCTCCCAATTTAAGCATGCTGAAATTGAGACCTATAACGATCACCGTATGGCAATGTGCTTTGCGTTGATTGCATTATCGGATACACCTGTCACGATTTTAGATCCCAAATGTACGGCTAAAACGTTCCCAACATTCTTCGATGAATTTGAGAAATTAAGTGTTCGAAGCTAA